In the genome of Flavobacteriales bacterium, one region contains:
- a CDS encoding DUF3575 domain-containing protein, which yields MKKQMCLIVCAFTFTMGWGQEQRNAIKTSFLSPLFGSLSFGHEHVLSSNVGFEGRLGLIGIGTPAFTNNTSGVYLKVGTKFYLEKNREDLMDGAYIKPEANISMVYGKTGFFDTGAARRQYALAFLINFGKQHVVAHAFTIDYYMGFGYAISESGYWYSHMALGREFPLALSMGMTIGVPF from the coding sequence ATGAAAAAGCAAATGTGTCTGATTGTATGTGCCTTCACCTTTACAATGGGGTGGGGCCAGGAGCAAAGGAACGCCATCAAGACCAGTTTCCTGTCGCCGTTATTCGGTAGCCTGAGTTTTGGGCATGAGCATGTTCTTAGCAGCAATGTAGGGTTTGAGGGAAGGCTCGGTTTGATTGGCATAGGTACCCCGGCTTTTACAAATAATACATCCGGGGTATACCTGAAAGTGGGTACTAAATTCTATTTGGAGAAGAACCGTGAGGATTTGATGGATGGCGCATACATCAAACCCGAAGCAAACATCAGCATGGTGTATGGGAAGACCGGTTTTTTTGACACGGGTGCGGCCCGTCGCCAGTATGCCCTTGCATTTTTGATTAATTTCGGCAAGCAGCATGTTGTAGCTCATGCATTCACCATCGACTATTACATGGGCTTTGGTTATGCCATATCTGAATCCGGGTATTGGTACAGCCATATGGCGTTGGGGCGTGAGTTCCCTTTGGCGTTGTCCATGGGGATGACCATCGGAGTGCCATTTTGA